A genome region from Polypterus senegalus isolate Bchr_013 unplaced genomic scaffold, ASM1683550v1 scaffold_4114, whole genome shotgun sequence includes the following:
- the LOC120520250 gene encoding tumor susceptibility gene 101 protein produces PSRDGTIGEDTIRASLISAVSDKLRWRMKEELDRASAELHALKRTEEDLKKGHQKLEEMISRLDQEVADVDKNIDLLKKKDEELTAALEKMESQSENNDIDDVIVPTAPLYKQILNLYAEENAIEDTIFYLGEALRRGVIDLEVFLKHVRLLSRKQFQLRALMQKARKTAGLSDLY; encoded by the exons gGCCCAGTCGAGATGGCACAATCGGCGAGGACACGATCCGAGCGTCATTAATATCCGCAGTCAGCGATAAGCTCCGATGGCGTATGAAGGAGGAGTTGGATCGGGCCTCAGCAGAGCTGCATGCATTAAAACGTACAGAAGAGGACCTGAAGAAAGGCCACCAAAAGCTGGAGGAAATGATCTCTCGTCTCGATCAAGAAGTG gCTGACGTTGATAAAAATATAGACCTTCTGAAAAAGAAAGACGAAGAACTAACAGCTGCCCTCGAGAAAATGGAGAGCCAGTCTGAAAACAATGACATTGATGATGTGATTGTACCAACGGCGCCCTTGTACAAGCAGATCCTTAACCTTTACGCAGAAGAAAATGCCATTGAGGACACAATCTTTTACCTGGGAGAAGCCCTACGCCGTGGAGTTATTGATCTGGAGGTTTTCCTAAAG CACGTGCGTCTCCTGTCTCGTAAGCAGTTTCAGCTCCGGGCACTGATGCAGAAGGCCAGGAAGACGGCCGGACTGAGTGACCTGTACTGA